One segment of Mycolicibacterium baixiangningiae DNA contains the following:
- a CDS encoding PaaI family thioesterase, which produces MSHPLNTPIGRFGVETFEGTGDHSIATMPTHGMVNPLTGLPSAAALAMLLDHVGGLANHLRRGDDEWTVSTELSLELIPEAADLVTADDAGVVARAWPVAARGRTALAACEFRHHDAVIGTGSVRSFYITGAQFTEWPQNPEHHTRRVGLAAMMAVEPDGAAALRQDADPVINNMLGVVHGGVAATGLELVASAAVNAGRTGAPLRTGSLRVNFLRRLVAGGECRYSATALRVGRSTGLADAQAVGADGQLALTARFTGYR; this is translated from the coding sequence ATGTCGCACCCGCTCAACACCCCTATCGGCCGGTTCGGCGTCGAGACGTTCGAGGGCACCGGAGACCACAGCATCGCCACCATGCCCACCCACGGAATGGTCAATCCGCTCACCGGACTGCCGTCGGCGGCAGCGCTGGCGATGCTGCTCGACCACGTCGGCGGTCTGGCCAACCACCTGCGGCGCGGCGACGACGAGTGGACGGTGTCGACCGAACTGTCGCTGGAACTGATCCCGGAAGCCGCCGACCTCGTCACCGCCGACGATGCGGGCGTGGTCGCCCGGGCGTGGCCGGTCGCCGCCAGGGGACGCACGGCGCTGGCCGCATGCGAGTTCCGCCACCACGACGCGGTGATCGGTACCGGAAGCGTGCGGTCCTTCTACATCACCGGCGCCCAGTTCACCGAATGGCCGCAGAACCCCGAGCACCACACCCGCAGGGTCGGCCTTGCCGCGATGATGGCCGTCGAACCGGACGGCGCCGCCGCGCTGCGACAGGATGCCGATCCGGTGATCAACAACATGCTCGGTGTGGTCCACGGCGGGGTGGCGGCGACGGGACTGGAACTCGTCGCCTCCGCCGCGGTCAACGCGGGCCGCACCGGCGCCCCACTGCGGACCGGATCACTGCGGGTGAACTTCCTGCGCCGGCTCGTTGCCGGTGGCGAATGCCGTTACAGCGCAACAGCGTTGCGCGTCGGACGGTCCACCGGTTTGGCCGACGCGCAGGCGGTGGGCGCCGACGGTCAGCTCGCCCTGACGGCGCGCTTCACCGGGTATCGCTGA
- a CDS encoding chloride channel protein has product MPQARADRGIGGFIRRSGYLRKWLILGIAIGVIAGLGAVVFYLALDYSGRFLLGYLGGYDIPKAAGDGGDPGSPGFDRPWAIPLIACGGALVSAWLVARFAPEAEGHGTDSAIEAVHTDPRAIRARAIVVKTITSALTIGSGGSAGREGPAAQISAGFGSILARRLDLSYEDGRVAVSLGIGAGIGSIFGAPLGGAVLAASIVYREDFDYKALIPGFITSATAYAVFGSFLGFEPLFGYVAADYRFDHPLDLGWFVVLGVIAAAVGWLYARTFYGTIALTAKLPGGKVIKPAVGGLLVGLLGLAIPQILASGYGWAQKATATDTLMAIPLWIVLLLPFAKIVATSLSIGTGGSGGIFGPGVVIGAFVGAAVWRLGESAGAPGLPESPAVFVVVGMMACFGSVSHAPLAVMIMVAEMTGSFSVIPCAMVGVGVAYLLITRTNVTIYQAQRLNRETAEAERMTRVQGA; this is encoded by the coding sequence ATGCCTCAGGCCCGTGCCGACCGCGGAATCGGTGGGTTCATCCGCCGGTCGGGATACCTCCGCAAGTGGCTGATCCTGGGCATCGCGATCGGCGTCATCGCCGGTCTCGGCGCGGTGGTCTTCTACCTCGCGCTGGACTACTCAGGACGGTTCCTGCTCGGTTATCTCGGCGGCTACGACATCCCGAAAGCCGCGGGCGACGGCGGTGATCCCGGATCGCCGGGGTTCGACCGCCCGTGGGCGATCCCGCTGATCGCCTGCGGCGGCGCCCTCGTGTCGGCGTGGCTGGTCGCGCGCTTCGCCCCGGAGGCGGAAGGCCACGGCACCGACAGTGCGATCGAAGCCGTGCACACCGATCCGCGGGCGATCCGGGCCCGTGCCATCGTCGTCAAGACCATCACCAGCGCGCTGACCATCGGTTCGGGCGGATCCGCCGGACGCGAGGGCCCGGCCGCGCAGATCTCGGCCGGATTCGGCTCGATCCTCGCCCGCCGCCTCGACCTGTCCTACGAAGACGGCCGGGTCGCGGTGTCGCTGGGCATCGGGGCCGGCATCGGGTCGATCTTCGGGGCGCCGCTGGGCGGCGCGGTGCTGGCCGCGTCGATCGTCTACCGCGAGGACTTCGACTACAAGGCGCTGATCCCCGGCTTCATCACCTCGGCGACGGCCTACGCGGTGTTCGGCTCGTTTCTCGGATTCGAGCCGCTGTTCGGCTACGTCGCCGCCGACTACCGGTTCGACCACCCCCTCGACCTCGGCTGGTTCGTGGTGCTCGGCGTCATCGCCGCGGCGGTCGGGTGGCTGTACGCCCGCACGTTCTACGGCACCATCGCACTGACCGCGAAGCTGCCGGGCGGCAAGGTGATCAAACCGGCGGTGGGCGGGCTGCTGGTCGGTCTGCTCGGCCTGGCGATCCCGCAGATCCTCGCCAGCGGGTACGGCTGGGCGCAGAAGGCGACCGCGACCGACACGCTGATGGCGATCCCGCTGTGGATCGTGCTGCTGCTGCCGTTCGCGAAGATCGTGGCGACGTCGCTGTCGATCGGCACCGGCGGATCGGGCGGCATCTTCGGCCCGGGTGTGGTGATCGGCGCGTTCGTCGGCGCGGCGGTGTGGCGGCTCGGTGAGTCGGCCGGGGCGCCCGGCCTGCCCGAGAGCCCCGCGGTGTTCGTGGTCGTGGGGATGATGGCCTGCTTCGGCAGCGTCTCCCACGCCCCGCTGGCCGTCATGATCATGGTGGCCGAGATGACGGGCTCGTTCTCGGTCATCCCGTGCGCCATGGTCGGGGTCGGCGTGGCCTATCTGTTGATCACGCGCACCAACGTGACGATCTACCAGGCGCAGCGGCTCAACCGCGAGACCGCGGAGGCCGAGCGCATGACCCGCGTGCAGGGCGCGTAG
- the aqpZ gene encoding aquaporin Z produces the protein MRDPTMTHRVAAEFIGTFWLVFGGCGSAVFAAKFTSADGYAFGIGFLGVSLAFGLTVLTGVYAFGTISGGHFNPAVTLGAALARRVEWRVLPVYWVTQVAGGLAAGLVIYVVAQGQEGWSATGNMAANGFGDHSPGGYSLLSVVIAEVLLTGIFLLVILGSTDTRAPRGFAGLAIGLTLTLIHLISIPISNTSVNPARSTGVAFFNGNDAPAQLWVFWLAPLIGAAIAGAAYPYLFGRHEELADRPVRDDALDAQALLEDESDPRTRRGPEPEVR, from the coding sequence ATGCGCGACCCGACGATGACACACAGAGTGGCCGCCGAGTTCATCGGGACGTTCTGGCTGGTGTTCGGCGGCTGCGGCAGCGCGGTGTTCGCCGCGAAGTTCACCTCCGCGGACGGTTACGCGTTCGGCATCGGATTCCTCGGCGTCTCATTGGCGTTCGGCCTCACCGTCCTCACCGGCGTATATGCGTTCGGCACGATCTCCGGCGGGCACTTCAACCCCGCGGTCACGCTGGGCGCGGCGCTGGCCCGGCGCGTCGAATGGCGGGTTCTGCCGGTGTACTGGGTCACGCAGGTGGCCGGCGGGCTCGCGGCCGGACTCGTCATCTATGTCGTCGCCCAGGGGCAGGAGGGCTGGTCAGCCACCGGAAACATGGCGGCGAACGGATTCGGCGACCACTCCCCCGGCGGCTACTCGCTGCTCTCTGTCGTCATCGCCGAAGTGCTGCTGACCGGCATCTTCCTGCTGGTCATCCTCGGCTCTACCGACACGCGCGCACCGAGGGGGTTCGCGGGTCTGGCCATCGGGCTGACCCTGACGCTGATCCACCTGATCTCGATCCCGATCTCGAACACCTCGGTGAACCCGGCCCGCTCCACCGGCGTCGCGTTCTTCAACGGCAACGACGCCCCCGCCCAGCTGTGGGTGTTCTGGCTGGCGCCGCTGATCGGTGCCGCCATCGCGGGTGCCGCCTACCCGTACCTGTTCGGCCGCCACGAGGAACTGGCCGATCGCCCGGTGCGCGACGACGCCCTCGACGCACAGGCACTCCTCGAAGACGAATCGGACCCGCGCACCCGGCGTGGGCCCGAACCAGAGGTTCGGTGA
- a CDS encoding DUF732 domain-containing protein codes for MKRAILAIAFAGLAFTTPAVAHADPDTDFANALHTIGVYGQKDYNAWIAKIACERIDRGVDHNAYDSATFVARQLPKGSTTEQAWKFLGLAYPTYCPAHQALLQHAAEKPA; via the coding sequence ATGAAGAGAGCGATCCTGGCGATTGCCTTTGCCGGCCTGGCGTTCACCACGCCGGCCGTCGCGCACGCTGATCCCGACACCGATTTCGCCAACGCCCTGCACACCATCGGCGTCTACGGGCAGAAGGACTACAACGCCTGGATCGCCAAGATCGCCTGTGAGCGCATCGATCGCGGTGTCGACCACAACGCTTACGACTCAGCGACATTCGTCGCGCGACAGCTACCCAAGGGCAGCACCACCGAGCAGGCGTGGAAGTTCCTGGGCCTGGCGTACCCCACGTACTGCCCGGCGCATCAGGCGCTGCTGCAGCATGCCGCGGAGAAGCCGGCGTGA
- a CDS encoding DUF5078 domain-containing protein produces the protein MGNRLKALWTGAMSAAMTVGVLAAPAVASADATDDYPIPGRIMKTTCTVEQYMAATRDTSPIYYQRYMIDYNNRPIDIQNMARDRIYWFFTLDYPARRQYSEATATNVYYEQVATRWGNWAKLFFNNKGVVAHATDVCMSYPPSDPSVWHWGPNERR, from the coding sequence ATGGGCAACCGTCTGAAAGCGCTCTGGACCGGTGCGATGAGCGCCGCGATGACCGTGGGCGTGTTGGCCGCTCCGGCGGTCGCCTCAGCCGACGCCACCGACGACTATCCGATTCCGGGCCGGATCATGAAGACCACCTGCACGGTGGAGCAGTACATGGCCGCGACGCGCGACACGTCGCCGATCTACTACCAGCGGTACATGATCGACTACAACAACCGGCCGATCGACATCCAGAACATGGCCCGTGACCGGATCTACTGGTTCTTCACGCTGGATTACCCGGCCCGCCGCCAGTACTCGGAGGCCACCGCCACCAACGTCTACTACGAACAGGTGGCCACCCGCTGGGGGAACTGGGCGAAGTTGTTCTTCAACAACAAGGGCGTTGTCGCACATGCCACCGACGTCTGCATGAGTTACCCGCCGTCGGACCCGTCGGTGTGGCACTGGGGACCGAACGAGCGGCGCTGA
- the dps gene encoding DNA starvation/stationary phase protection protein Dps, translated as MAYTVPGMTDKEGAQVAELLQKQLSRYNDLHLTLKHVHWNVVGPNFIGVHEMIDPQVELVRGYADEVAERIATLGGSPKGTPGAIISDRTWDDYSLERDMVAAHLAALDLVYDGIIEDTRKNIEETEEADPVTNDMLVSHSAELEKFQWFVRAHLENAGGDLKHEGKSTEKSAAKAAKSKSNSKS; from the coding sequence ATGGCATACACCGTTCCCGGCATGACGGACAAAGAGGGCGCACAGGTCGCGGAGCTGCTGCAGAAGCAGCTCAGCCGGTACAACGATCTGCACCTGACGCTCAAGCACGTCCACTGGAACGTGGTCGGCCCCAACTTCATCGGTGTGCACGAGATGATCGATCCGCAGGTGGAACTCGTCCGCGGCTACGCCGACGAGGTGGCCGAACGTATTGCGACACTTGGCGGTTCGCCGAAGGGCACCCCCGGCGCCATCATCAGTGACCGCACGTGGGACGACTACTCCCTGGAGCGTGACATGGTGGCGGCGCACCTCGCGGCGCTCGATCTGGTCTACGACGGCATCATCGAGGACACCCGCAAGAACATCGAGGAGACCGAGGAGGCCGACCCGGTGACCAACGACATGCTCGTCAGCCATTCGGCTGAACTGGAGAAGTTCCAGTGGTTCGTGCGAGCCCACCTGGAGAACGCCGGTGGAGATCTCAAGCACGAGGGCAAGTCGACCGAGAAGTCCGCGGCCAAAGCGGCCAAGAGCAAGAGCAACAGCAAGAGCTGA
- a CDS encoding DNA-3-methyladenine glycosylase family protein, with translation MRADQALRRSVTFGGPASPALTLSPLRRGGGDPCFTVTADGATWRTSLPPSGPVTARITRSAPDAVDLEAWGAGAEEFLDGAPALLGAEDDAAGFAPQEPTLAAAHRRIPHLRLGRTGRVLEALIPAVLEQRVSGIDAFRAWRLLVTKYGTLAPGPAPARMRVPPGAQVWRRIPSWEFHRANVDPGRARTVVLCAQRADSLERLSARPPEQARAALTSLPGVGVWTAAETAQRAWGDADALSVGDYHLAKTVGWSLLGHPIDDPAMLDLLEPIRPHRHRAVRVLLASGLARNPRFGARLAIPRLAEL, from the coding sequence ATGCGGGCTGACCAGGCACTTCGCCGTAGCGTGACGTTCGGTGGCCCGGCCAGTCCGGCGCTGACCCTCTCGCCGCTACGGCGCGGGGGCGGCGACCCGTGCTTCACGGTCACGGCCGACGGGGCGACGTGGCGGACCAGCCTGCCGCCGAGCGGTCCGGTGACCGCGCGCATCACCCGGTCGGCGCCCGATGCGGTGGACCTCGAGGCGTGGGGTGCCGGTGCGGAGGAGTTCCTCGACGGCGCGCCCGCACTGCTCGGCGCCGAGGACGACGCGGCGGGATTCGCACCGCAGGAGCCGACGCTGGCCGCCGCGCACCGGCGGATCCCGCACCTGCGGTTGGGCCGCACCGGCCGGGTTCTCGAGGCGCTGATCCCCGCGGTGCTCGAGCAGCGGGTGTCGGGGATCGACGCGTTCCGTGCGTGGCGGCTGCTGGTCACCAAGTACGGCACGCTCGCACCCGGGCCCGCGCCCGCGCGGATGCGGGTGCCGCCGGGCGCGCAGGTGTGGCGGCGGATCCCGTCCTGGGAGTTCCACCGCGCCAACGTCGATCCCGGGCGGGCGCGCACGGTGGTGCTGTGCGCGCAGCGTGCCGACTCCCTCGAGCGGTTGTCGGCCCGGCCGCCCGAGCAGGCGCGCGCGGCGTTGACGTCGCTGCCCGGAGTCGGGGTGTGGACCGCCGCGGAGACCGCGCAGCGGGCGTGGGGTGACGCCGACGCGCTGTCGGTCGGCGACTACCACCTCGCGAAGACGGTCGGGTGGAGCCTGCTCGGGCACCCGATCGACGATCCGGCGATGCTCGATCTGCTCGAGCCGATACGCCCACACCGCCACCGCGCCGTGCGCGTCCTGCTGGCCAGCGGGCTGGCCCGCAACCCGCGGTTCGGCGCCCGGCTGGCGATCCCTCGACTTGCCGAACTGTGA
- a CDS encoding polyprenyl synthetase family protein, with protein sequence MSGIDDRLLAAALRPGRAARLAGESFDTWRAGVRRAAIDAVTDFVADRCAEDLRLTGVDITADVLADFVGDGKCLRSTFAYLGWLAGAESDAESDDAAVRAAASFDLLHIFALLQDDVMDDSPLRRGRPSAHVRFAQWHRENGLNGSAERFGASAAVLLGDLCLVWAGQMMRESGLSAAALGRAWPRYDAMRTELAVGQFADLVNDAGGRPTLEDVLDVARRKSGNYTVRRPLEIGGALAGCPEPTLRLLGRYGAAVGEAFQLRDDLLGIFGTPTVTGKPAGGDLSEHKATSVVMAAHRLAEPAVRNQLTELMSRRDLDAGDIARWQHLIAATGAVQWIEQLIDRRLSHALERLHTSPLDDTVRTALVNMAAACTQRAA encoded by the coding sequence GTGAGCGGTATCGACGATAGGCTGCTCGCCGCGGCTCTGCGCCCGGGGCGGGCGGCCCGGTTGGCCGGTGAATCCTTCGACACCTGGCGCGCCGGTGTCCGCCGCGCGGCCATCGATGCGGTGACCGATTTCGTCGCCGACCGCTGCGCCGAGGATCTGCGGTTGACCGGCGTCGACATCACCGCCGACGTGCTCGCCGACTTCGTCGGCGACGGTAAGTGCCTGCGCTCGACGTTCGCCTACCTCGGCTGGCTGGCCGGTGCCGAATCCGACGCCGAATCCGACGACGCGGCCGTGCGCGCGGCGGCGAGCTTCGATCTACTGCACATCTTCGCCCTGCTGCAGGACGACGTGATGGACGATTCGCCGCTGCGGCGCGGTCGGCCGTCGGCCCACGTGCGGTTCGCCCAGTGGCATCGGGAGAACGGTCTCAACGGCTCCGCGGAGCGCTTCGGCGCCTCGGCCGCGGTCCTGCTCGGCGATCTCTGCCTGGTGTGGGCGGGGCAGATGATGCGGGAGAGCGGCCTGAGCGCCGCCGCCCTCGGCCGGGCCTGGCCCCGGTACGACGCGATGCGGACCGAATTGGCGGTGGGCCAGTTCGCCGATCTGGTCAACGATGCGGGGGGACGGCCGACACTGGAAGACGTGCTCGACGTCGCGCGTCGTAAATCCGGTAACTACACCGTGCGCCGCCCCCTGGAGATCGGCGGTGCGCTGGCGGGCTGCCCGGAGCCGACACTGCGGCTGCTCGGCCGCTACGGCGCCGCGGTGGGCGAGGCCTTCCAGCTGCGCGACGATCTGCTCGGCATCTTCGGCACCCCGACGGTCACCGGCAAACCCGCAGGCGGCGACCTGTCGGAACACAAGGCCACCAGCGTGGTGATGGCCGCGCACCGGCTGGCCGAACCGGCGGTGCGCAACCAGCTCACCGAACTGATGTCGCGGCGTGACCTCGACGCCGGCGACATCGCCCGCTGGCAGCACCTGATCGCCGCGACGGGCGCCGTCCAGTGGATCGAGCAGCTGATCGACCGGCGGCTGTCGCACGCCCTCGAACGCCTCCACACCAGCCCACTCGACGACACCGTGCGAACAGCACTGGTCAACATGGCGGCCGCCTGCACCCAGCGGGCGGCATGA
- the crtI gene encoding phytoene desaturase family protein, translating into MRTVGGRTDRVVVVGAGLSGLSAALQLAGRGRTVTVLERETFPGGRMGRLDINGYRIDTGPTVLTMPDIIEDAFAAVGDSMAGRLELHRVDPAYRASFADGSGLHVHTDATAMAGEIERFAGADAADGYLRLRTWLTRLYQAEFNGFIASNFDSPLSLVTPQLARLAAMGGFRRWDRMVRKYIPDERLRRIFTFQALYAGVPPHKALAAYAVIAYMDTVAGVYFPRGGMRAVPEAMAAAASDAGVEFRYGSAVSVLERGADGRVTAVRTDAGDRVPADAVVLTTELPTTYRLLGRTPRRMLPLRPAPSAVVAHVSCAAVDPSVGHHTILFGDAWEQTFRDIIDEGRVMSDPSLLVTRPTAGDATLAPAGRDLLYVLAPAPNNAVGQVDWSQTTDSYVEGMLAEVRRRMPGVGDDLEVLHVVDPDGWARQDMAAGTPFALAHTFGQTGPFRPANTVRGADNVVLAGSSTVPGVGVPTALLSGRLAADRITGAVTSSVPTRSTPKRSTPTTVPTRARSRL; encoded by the coding sequence ATGCGCACCGTCGGGGGGCGAACAGACCGGGTGGTGGTCGTCGGCGCCGGATTGTCCGGCCTGTCGGCCGCCCTGCAGCTCGCCGGGCGCGGCCGCACGGTCACCGTGCTGGAGCGGGAGACGTTCCCGGGCGGCCGGATGGGCCGGCTCGACATCAACGGCTACCGGATCGACACCGGGCCGACCGTGCTGACCATGCCCGACATCATCGAAGACGCCTTCGCCGCCGTGGGCGATTCGATGGCCGGCCGCCTCGAACTGCACCGGGTCGACCCCGCCTACCGCGCCTCGTTCGCCGACGGCAGCGGACTGCACGTGCACACCGACGCCACCGCGATGGCCGGCGAGATCGAACGGTTCGCCGGCGCCGACGCCGCCGACGGCTACCTACGGCTGCGCACCTGGCTGACCAGGCTGTACCAGGCCGAGTTCAACGGCTTCATCGCGTCTAACTTCGACTCACCGCTGTCGCTGGTGACCCCGCAGCTGGCCCGCCTGGCCGCGATGGGCGGGTTCCGGCGCTGGGATCGCATGGTGCGCAAGTACATTCCCGACGAGCGGCTGCGGCGCATCTTCACCTTCCAGGCCCTCTACGCCGGCGTGCCCCCACACAAGGCGCTGGCGGCGTACGCGGTGATCGCCTACATGGACACCGTCGCCGGGGTGTACTTCCCGCGCGGCGGCATGCGGGCGGTCCCCGAGGCCATGGCAGCCGCAGCGTCCGACGCCGGTGTCGAGTTCCGTTACGGCTCCGCGGTTTCGGTGCTCGAACGCGGCGCGGACGGCCGGGTGACTGCGGTTCGCACCGACGCCGGTGACCGCGTCCCCGCCGACGCCGTCGTCCTGACCACCGAACTGCCGACCACCTACCGCCTGCTCGGCCGCACTCCGCGGCGGATGCTCCCGCTGCGTCCCGCGCCGTCAGCGGTGGTCGCCCACGTGAGTTGTGCTGCAGTCGATCCCAGCGTGGGACACCACACCATCCTTTTCGGCGACGCGTGGGAGCAGACATTCCGCGACATCATCGACGAGGGCCGGGTGATGAGCGATCCGTCGCTGTTGGTGACCCGCCCCACCGCGGGTGACGCCACGCTCGCGCCCGCAGGCCGCGATCTCCTCTACGTCCTGGCCCCCGCGCCCAATAACGCAGTGGGACAGGTTGATTGGTCGCAGACCACCGACTCCTACGTCGAGGGCATGCTGGCGGAGGTGCGGCGGCGCATGCCCGGGGTCGGTGACGACCTCGAGGTACTGCACGTCGTCGACCCCGACGGCTGGGCCCGCCAGGACATGGCGGCGGGCACCCCGTTCGCGCTGGCACACACCTTCGGCCAGACCGGACCGTTCCGGCCGGCCAACACGGTTCGCGGTGCGGACAACGTGGTGCTGGCCGGATCGTCGACGGTGCCCGGCGTCGGGGTGCCGACCGCACTGCTGTCCGGCCGGTTGGCCGCAGACCGAATCACCGGGGCCGTCACGTCATCCGTCCCCACGAGATCCACCCCCAAGAGATCCACCCCCACGACGGTCCCGACCAGAGCGAGGAGCAGGCTGTGA
- a CDS encoding phytoene/squalene synthase family protein — MIGSELDAAGVRDPALRDAYRCCRVLNAEHGRTFFLATRLLAPEQRPAVHALYGFARRADDILDDLESTATTGERADRLHRLATELFDGLVQGKPPSGDPALAAVAHTARRYGIPWELFDDFLASMRMDLTVTDYPDRASVDRYMYGSAEVIGLQLLPVLGTVVPREEAAPYAAALGKAFQLTNFLRDVDEDLDRGRVYLPADELAAHGVDRELLMWCHTTKRTDTRVRNALSEQHAVTRRIYDYARHGVDLLHPRSRPCVGAAAVLYSEILDRIEAIDFDIFNQRATVGNGRRLQVAGAGLLRAWRSRLAHPAKV; from the coding sequence GTGATCGGATCCGAACTCGACGCCGCCGGGGTACGCGACCCCGCCCTGCGCGACGCCTACCGCTGCTGCCGGGTTCTCAACGCCGAGCACGGGCGGACGTTCTTCCTGGCGACCCGGCTGCTGGCGCCCGAACAACGCCCGGCGGTGCACGCGCTGTACGGCTTCGCCCGCCGCGCCGACGACATCCTCGACGATCTCGAGTCCACCGCCACCACCGGCGAACGGGCCGACCGACTGCACCGACTGGCGACGGAGTTGTTCGACGGTCTCGTGCAGGGGAAGCCCCCCAGCGGTGACCCGGCGCTGGCAGCCGTCGCGCACACCGCGCGCCGCTATGGGATTCCGTGGGAACTCTTCGACGACTTCCTGGCGTCGATGCGGATGGATCTGACGGTCACCGACTATCCGGACCGCGCCTCGGTCGACCGCTACATGTACGGCTCGGCGGAGGTCATCGGGCTGCAGCTGCTGCCGGTGCTCGGCACCGTGGTGCCCCGCGAGGAGGCCGCACCGTATGCCGCCGCGCTGGGCAAGGCCTTCCAGTTGACCAACTTCCTGCGTGACGTCGACGAGGACCTCGACCGCGGCCGGGTGTACCTGCCCGCCGATGAGCTGGCCGCGCACGGTGTCGACCGCGAGCTGCTGATGTGGTGTCACACCACCAAGCGCACGGACACCCGGGTGCGCAACGCACTGTCCGAACAGCACGCGGTGACCCGGCGGATCTACGACTACGCGCGCCACGGGGTGGATCTGCTGCATCCGCGCTCGCGTCCCTGTGTCGGTGCCGCGGCGGTGCTGTATTCGGAGATACTGGACCGCATCGAAGCAATCGATTTCGACATCTTCAACCAGCGCGCCACCGTGGGGAACGGACGCCGGCTCCAGGTGGCGGGCGCCGGGCTGCTGCGTGCCTGGCGCAGCCGGCTCGCCCACCCCGCGAAGGTGTAG
- a CDS encoding lycopene cyclase domain-containing protein: MERFQYLIVLGACLLLTLPLEIFGAGVYRQARRAAAAILPVAAVFIVWDVIAIVADVWGYNPRFVTGIGFPQVPVEELMFFIVIPLCGLLTYNAVDTILEYLKRRLRTRSAQSS; encoded by the coding sequence ATGGAGCGATTCCAGTACCTGATCGTCCTGGGCGCCTGTCTGCTGCTCACGCTGCCGCTGGAGATCTTCGGGGCCGGCGTGTATCGGCAGGCCCGGCGGGCCGCGGCGGCGATCCTGCCGGTGGCCGCGGTGTTCATCGTGTGGGACGTGATCGCGATCGTCGCCGATGTCTGGGGCTACAACCCGCGGTTCGTCACCGGGATCGGGTTCCCGCAGGTGCCGGTCGAGGAGTTGATGTTCTTCATCGTGATCCCGCTGTGCGGTCTGCTCACCTACAACGCCGTCGACACCATCCTCGAGTACCTCAAGCGCCGGCTGCGCACCCGATCGGCGCAGTCGTCGTGA
- a CDS encoding lycopene cyclase domain-containing protein, with protein sequence MIGLGYTLPAIAAVVVVVVWELGWLHTGLFRRPAYWISMVIVLGFQIPVDGWLTKLSAPIVIYNEEHTSGIRFPWDIPVEDFLFGFALVTGVLLLWERQRVRGAKVGGERVRDE encoded by the coding sequence GTGATCGGCCTCGGGTATACGCTGCCGGCGATCGCGGCAGTGGTCGTGGTGGTGGTGTGGGAGCTGGGGTGGCTGCACACCGGGCTCTTCCGGCGGCCGGCGTACTGGATCTCCATGGTCATCGTGCTCGGTTTCCAGATTCCCGTGGACGGCTGGCTGACCAAGCTCAGCGCCCCCATCGTCATCTACAACGAGGAGCACACCAGTGGCATCCGGTTCCCCTGGGACATCCCGGTCGAGGACTTCCTGTTCGGATTCGCGCTCGTGACCGGCGTGCTGCTGCTGTGGGAGCGCCAGCGGGTGAGAGGCGCGAAGGTCGGCGGCGAACGGGTGCGCGATGAGTGA
- a CDS encoding class I SAM-dependent methyltransferase, producing the protein MSEALPHARVPAAFDVGAAAYDRLVGANPGYHDHLRLSAQRMGLPDGGRGMRLLDAGCGTGASTAALLAAAPHAQIVAVDASAGMLAEAQAKPWPGSVDFVHSRIEDVAAAGVTGPFDGIFAAYLLRNLADPDAQLQEFRDMLRPGAQLTVHEYSVRDSPVATAVWNAVCWAVIIPAGRLRTGDVSLYTYLRRSVLDFDGASTFRDRLVRNGFSDVRSETVPGWQRNVVHTFTARVLR; encoded by the coding sequence ATGAGTGAGGCGCTCCCGCACGCGCGGGTGCCCGCCGCATTCGACGTCGGCGCGGCCGCCTACGACCGGCTGGTCGGCGCCAATCCCGGTTACCACGACCATCTTCGGCTCTCCGCACAGCGGATGGGACTGCCCGACGGCGGACGCGGGATGCGCCTGCTCGACGCGGGTTGCGGCACCGGAGCGTCGACCGCAGCGCTGCTCGCCGCCGCCCCGCACGCCCAGATCGTCGCCGTCGACGCTTCGGCCGGGATGCTCGCCGAGGCGCAGGCCAAACCCTGGCCCGGTTCGGTCGACTTCGTGCACAGCCGCATCGAGGACGTCGCCGCCGCCGGGGTGACCGGTCCGTTCGACGGGATCTTCGCGGCGTACCTGCTGCGCAACCTCGCCGACCCCGATGCCCAGCTGCAGGAGTTCCGCGACATGCTGCGCCCGGGTGCCCAGCTGACCGTGCACGAGTACTCGGTGCGGGACTCGCCCGTGGCGACCGCGGTGTGGAATGCGGTGTGCTGGGCCGTCATCATCCCGGCCGGGCGGCTGCGCACGGGCGACGTCTCGCTGTACACCTACCTGCGGCGCAGCGTCCTGGACTTCGACGGCGCGTCGACATTCCGGGATCGTTTGGTGCGCAACGGTTTCAGTGACGTCCGCAGTGAGACGGTGCCCGGGTGGCAGCGCAATGTCGTGCACACATTCACCGCGAGAGTGCTGCGATGA